The following are from one region of the Bactrocera oleae isolate idBacOlea1 chromosome 6, idBacOlea1, whole genome shotgun sequence genome:
- the msk gene encoding importin-7, producing the protein MDAQKLTELLRATIEPNPEQRKAAEDQLAQIHKIIGFVPTILQIVMQNNVDQPVRQAGAIYLKNLITNSWSDHESKAGEPIPFSIHEQDRAMIRGSIVDAIVHAPDIIKVQLAVCVNHIIRNDFPGRWPQVVDNVSIYLQNPDVNGWNGALVTMYQLVKTYEYKRSEERVPLNEAMNLLLPMIYQLMINLMNDQSEQSMLLQKQILKIYYALTQYTLPLDLITKETFSQWMEICRQIAERPIPDCSHIDDEEKPEFPWWKVKKWALHIIVRMFERYGSPRNVVSEKYQKFAEWYLPTFTSGILDVLLKILDQYRNHIYVSPRVLTDILSYLKNAVSHAYSWKLIKPHMVAIVQDVLFPIMSFTDADQELWETDPHEYLRLKFDIFEDYATPVPAAQSLLHTVCKKRKGILPKAMNIIMQIITSPNADNKQKDGALHMIGTLADVLLKKRIYRDQVETMLTTYVFPEFQNPAGHMRARACWVLHYFCEIQLKNPQVLAEIMRLNIHALLNDKELPVKVEAAIGLQMFLSTNDDAAQYVESQIKEITKELLTIIRETENEDLTNVMQKIMCTFTTQLLPVAMEICQHLATTFSQVLESEENSDEKAITAMGLLNTIETLLTVMEDHPDVLLNLHPIVINVVGHIFQNNITDFYEETFSLVFDLTAKAISPEMWQMMELIYQVFKKDGIDYFIDIMPALHNYVTVDTPAFLSNHNRLLAMFDMCKTMLTTNPGEDPECHAAKLLEVIILQCKGQIDSVIPMFVELALSRLTREVQSSELRTMCLQVVIAALYYNPQLLLTILEKMSQPSNESISSHFIKQWLHDTDCFLGIHDRKLCVLGLCTLISLGDAKPPVLSEVAGKIIPNLILLFDGLKRAYESRAQEEEDEEEEEDEDDCEEALSSDEDEVDEFASNYLEQIAEISKTKAAEAGFEMKAEIKDDEDSDDDEEESVDDLNETALEGFTTPIDDEEEDSAIDEYVTFKEVFSALSSQDPAWYALLTSGLTTEQTKALQEIVVTADQRKAAKESKIIEKRGGFAFPQQTVPTSFKFGS; encoded by the exons ATGGATGCACAAAAGCTTACTGAATTGCTCCGGGCTACTATCGAACCGAATCCCGAGCAGCGAAAGGCAGCAGAAGACCAACTGGCACAA ATACACAAAATTATTGGATTTGTACCGACAATATTGCAAATCGTTATGCAAAATAATGTAGATCAACCAGTACGCCAAGCCGGAGCGATTTACCTTAAAAATCTCATAACGAACAGCTGGTCAGATCATGAGTCGAAAGCGGGTGAGCCAATACCCTTCTCTATTCATGAACAGGATCGTGCTATGATACGTGGGTCAATTGTGGATGCAATTGTGCACGCTCCAGACATTATAAA AGTGCAACTAGCCGTATGTGTAAATCACATTATTAGAAATGATTTTCCTGGACGTTGGCCCCAAGTAGTCGACAATGTCAGCATTTATCTTCAAAATCCAG ATGTAAACGGATGGAATGGGGCTCTGGTTACTATGTATCAATTAGTGAAGACTTATGAATATAAGCGTTCCGAAGAGCGGGTTCCCTTAAATGAAGCAATGAATCTTCTTCTTCCAATGATTTACCAACTTATGATTAATTTGATGAATGATCAATCTGAGCAGTCGATgctactacaaaaacaaatattaaaaatctatTACGCCTTAACTCAGTACACACTGCCATTGGATCTTATCACTAAAGAAACATTCTCGCAGTGGATGGAGATATGCAGGCAAATTGCCGAAAGACCAATACCAGATTGTTCACATATAGATGATGAGGAGAAACCTGAATTTCCTTGGTGGAAAGTCAAAAAATGGGCCTTACATATAATAGTGCGAATGTTTGAACG ttacGGAAGTCCACGAAATGTAGTGagtgaaaaatatcaaaagtttGCAGAATGGTACCTTCCAACATTTACATCCGGAATTTTGGATGTACTACTAAAGATTCTTGACCAGTATAGAAATCACATTTATGTTTCTCCTCGTGTGCTCACCGACATTTtgtcttatttaaaaaatgc TGTAAGTCATGCATATTCttggaaattaataaaacctCACATGGTAGCTATAGTACAAGACGTACTATTTCCTATTATGTCTTTTACTGATGCCGACCAAGAATTGTGGGAGACTGATCCACATGAATATTTGAGGTTAAAGTTTG ATATATTTGAGGACTATGCAACACCGGTACCAGCAGCGCAATCTCTATTACATACAGTTTGTAAGAAACGGAAAGGAATTCTGCCAAAGGCCATGAATATAATAATGCAG ATCATAACCTCGCCGAATGCGGATAATAAACAAAAGGACGGTGCATTGCATATGATTGGAACCTTAGCAGACGTGTTGCTTAAGAAACGTATTTATCGTGACCAAGTGGAAACTATGTTAACTACATACGTTTTTCCTGAGTTCCAAAATCCAGCCGGACATATGCGCGCCCGAGCTTGTTGGGTTCTCCACTATTTCTGCGAAATCCAATTAAAGAACCCTCAGGTCCTAGCGGAAATCATGCGCTTGAATATACATGCATTACTCAATGATAAAGAGCTTCCAGTTAAGGTCGAAGCCGCCATTGGCTTACAAATGTTTTTATCAACAAATGATGATGCCGCGCAATACGTGGAAAGCCAAATAAAGGAAATAACGAAGGAGCTATTAACAATTATACGTGAAACCGAAAACGAGGATCTAACGAAtgttatgcaaaaaattatgtgTACATTTACTACTCAGCTCCTGCCTGTGGCCATGGAAATATGCCAGCATTTGGCTACCACTTTTAGCCAAGTACTTGAATCGGAAGAAAATTCAGACGAAAAAGCCATAACGGCAATGGGTTTATTAAATACGATAGAAACCTTACTAACTGTTATGGAAGATCATCCCGacgttttattaaatttgcatCCTATTGTTATTAATGTGGTTGGTCATATATTCCAGAATAATATTACCG ATTTTTACGAGGAGACATTCTCATTAGTTTTCGATTTAACGGCAAAGGCAATATCACCAGAAATGTGGCAGATGATGGAGCTAATTTATCAAGTTTTTAAAAAGGATGgaattgattattttattgatataatGCCGGCTTTGCACAATTATGTTACTGTTGATACGCCAGCATTCCTTTCCAATCATAATAGACTCTTGGCTATGTTCGATATGTGCAAAACG ATGTTAACTACTAATCCTGGCGAAGACCCAGAATGTCATGCCGCTAAACTGCTTGAAGTTATAATTTTACAATGTAAGGGTCAGATTGACTCTGTAATTCCGATGTTTGTTGAATTGGCTCTATCACGGCTCACCCGCGAAGTGCAATCATCTGAACTTCGTACAATGTGCTTACAG GTGGTTATTGCTGCGCTTTATTATAATCCACAACTTTTATTAAccattttggaaaaaatgtcACAGCCAAGTAATGAATCCATTTCATCACATTTTATAAAGCAGTGGCTTCATGATACTGACTGTTTTCTGGG AATACATGATCGCAAATTGTGTGTTCTCGGGTTATGTACCCTGATTTCACTGGGAGACGCAAAACCGCCAGTGCTCAGTGAGGTAGCTGGTAAAATCATACCCAATCTTATTCTACTTTTCGATGGACTCAAACGTGCATATGAATCACGTGCACAAGAGGAAGAAGATGAGGAGGAAGAAGAAGATGAAGATGATTGTGAAG AAGCACTGTCTAGTGACGAAGATGAAGTTGACGAATTTGCATCCAACTACCTGGAACAAATTGCTGAAATATCTAAAACAAAGGCTGCAGAAGCAGGTTTTGAAATGAAGGCTGAAATAAAAGATGATGAAGATTCAGATGATGATGAAGAGGAATCTGTTGATGATCTTAATGAAACTGCTCTTGAAGGCTTTACCACGCCCATCGATGATGAAGAAGAGGATTCTGCTATTGATGAATATGTTACTTTCAAAGAAGTATTTTcag caTTGTCCAGTCAAGATCCGGCATGGTATGCACTGTTAACTTCAGGCCTCACAACTGAACAAACGAAAGCTCTCCAGGAGATTGTGGTAACCGCTGATCAAAGAAAAGCAGCTAAAgaatcaaaaattattgaaaaacggGGAGGTTTTGCATTTCCACAACAAACCGTACCAACTTCTTTCAAATTTGGCTCCTAA
- the Polr3E gene encoding DNA-directed RNA polymerase III subunit RPC5 produces the protein MSNKCFGDDAIIEEIPIFLSKNLQENLYLFQYPTKTQISNFDNSAVVNCCVKPLNQEVKVDFALNTESHFYDRFKGEKFALASDGKCQTKGERPTYKRGVMDKQAFTSTRSLDDVDKYVVGILSDKELHLTPLANILQLRPSLSHFDKEDKRLKAEQKALNDEDDEEELQQVTVKFAKSGVGNKKSKAKEKQGYASFIKRSSEESWCETYWHPRKSPTAELERQKLFATNQQINLALELDFQKYVKKLLPKDGKDQGIDAVLPPKVISKTRLKSMCLVDQLKVILKDVRMMSYEDIYSILQDCNDCSISCEKVLRALPQVGVLIHGNWVPQSDIIYPTDTLSNSNGVSSELMIRARDYVLFRFSRVKYLYRRQVITATQLPPDEAAEVLQSVARLNSEKKWELLLSPNKEFEQRYPELIQRQEMVWRATEQTYNEMDFEKSPKRSRKRSIRENKLQPAQMPQTEAS, from the exons ATGTCCAACAAATGCTTTGGTGATGATGCCATTATAGAAGAA ATTCCcatatttttgtccaaaaatctTCAGGAAAATCTATATCTTTTCCAGTATCCGACCAAAACACAGATAAGCAACTTTGATAATTCAGCTGTAGTTAACTGCTGTGTAAAGCCATTGAACCAAGAAGTCAAAGTTGATTTTGCATTAAACACAGAATCGCATTTTTATGACCGTTTTAAAGGAGAGAAATTCGCTTTGGCTTCTGAcggaaaatgtcaaacaaaagGAGAACGTCCGACTTATAAACGCGGAGTCATGGATAAGCAAGCTTTCACAAGTACACGTTCGTTGGATGATGTGGACAAATATGTAGTTGGTATCCTTTCGGATAAGGAATTGCATTTGACACCCTTGGCTAATATACTGCAGTTACGTCCTTCATTATCTCATTTTGACAAAGAGGACAAACGATTGAAGGCAGAACAAAAGGCCCTCAATGATGAAGATGATGAGGAAGAATTACAACAAGTGACCGTAAAATTCGCGAAATCTGGCGTAGGAAATAAAAAGTCCAAAGCTAAGGAAAAACAAGGATATGCAAGTTTTATAAAACGAAGCAGTGAAGAATCGTGGTGTGAGACATATTGGCACCCGCGAAAGTCCCCCACGGCAGAACTTGAAAGACAAAAGTTATTTGCAACAAATCAGCAGATTAACTTGGCATTAGAATTGGACTTTCAAAAGTATGTGAAGAAACTTCTACCTAAGGATGGCAAGGACCAGGGCATAGATGCCGTACTTCCACCTAAGGTTATTAGCAAAACTCGACTAAAGTCAATGTGTCTAGTTGATCAACTTAAAGTAATTCTGAAAGATG tGCGAATGATGAGTTATGAGGATATATACTCTATACTTCAGGATTGCAATGATTGCAGTATATCTTGTGAAAAAGTTCTTCGCGCTTTACCCCAAGTTGGAGTTCTGATCCATGGCAATTGGGTACCCCAGTCCGATATAATTTATCCTACAGATACATTATCCAACTCAAACGGTGTTTCTTCAGAGCTAATGATACGAGCACGAGATTACGTG cttTTCAGATTTTCTCGTGTCAAGTATCTATATCGTCGTCAGGTAATAACGGCGACACAACTCCCACCTGACGAAGCTGCTGAGGTTCTACAATCCGTTGCTCGTCTTAATTCTGAAAAAAAGTGGGAATTACTGTTGTCTCCCAACAAAGAGTTTGAACAGAGATACCCAGAACTTATTCAAAGACAGGAGATGGTTTGGCGAGCTACTGAACAAACATATAATGAAATGGATTTTGAGAAATCACCCAAGCGTTCACGAAAACGGTCAATTCGGGAAAACAAATTGCAACCTGCGCAAATGCCTCAAACAGAAgcatcataa
- the LOC106624342 gene encoding nucleoside-triphosphatase THEP1: MAWQPYYATIFMEEINPERMFNIILVMGPPGVGKTTLLRKIFEEVRLIYSCQGFFTEEVRNEHVRVGFDVVTISGQRCVLARERSEQSKQMPKVGKYSIYINDFEKLVLPLIACANFKYELLVIDEIGKMELKSKKFESTLYELIHKMPILATIPCALIKQSKLIESLKKAAKSKIYEINKNNRDAIQKEIVKCINAVLKKN, from the exons ATGGCTTGGCAACCATATTATGCTACAATTTTTATGGAAGAAATTAATCCAGAAAgaatgtttaatattattttagtaatGGGTCCGCCTG gtgTGGGTAAAACAACATTATTGCGAAAGATATTTGAAGAAGTTCGTCTGATTTACAGTTGTCAGGGATTCTTTACTGAGGAAGTACGGAATGAACATGTACGTGTTGGTTTTGATGTTGTGACCATATCTGGCCAGCGATGCGTATTAGCGAG GGAGCGTTCCGAACAGAGCAAACAGATGCCAAAAGTGGGAAAGTATTCTATTTACATAAACGATTTCGAAAAGCTTGTACTTCCTTTGATTGCATGTGCAAATTTCAAATATGAACTTCTGGTCATTGATGAAATTGGAAAAATGGAATTGAAGagcaaaaaatttgaaagtacTTTATATGAACTAATTCATAAAATGCCCATTTTGGCTACTATACCATGCGCACTTATCAAACAAAGTAAACttattgaaagtttaaaaaaggCGGCTAAATCCAAGATatacgaaataaataaaaataatcgtgATGCAATACAGAAAGAAATCGTGAAATGTATCAATGCTGTGTTAAAAAAGaattaa